A part of Melittangium boletus DSM 14713 genomic DNA contains:
- a CDS encoding S16 family serine protease, which translates to MPLPDQNEEWLRTQLPGASHAPFSVRESVRQALRHPWCWPHERPLLTSALEIMKAPPALLRPGEALLVSAAPESRRAALWKLRRKPLHARLSLLDRDFRPEAMRTLRISEQIVTRGLPFILSLEPLLRQEEWCAELITKIGRSEYDSLDGPSYGLSMLLAVASLLLDEPLPVDIVASATVDATGGLGPVEGIEDKLFILAGSGLGLKRLLVAQSQVAKAKELLAELGSSLEVQGARSASEVFQELFGASYQSLSERLNQPEQTQQAARKLFHLALEARSPILDWEAVERGATKVLDKLTPDTPAFMEAQTARQVARRHNHKSAPLDWPADMILSQLPRPIRDKLIAQVVQAANDEGEQRIEEIVERARASLPPSVVDCYEPQLIMRGAIGRALVSLRRHEEARVFLLETVEAWRELGQFEEASHAICELLRVIGILGEPAGQEAVLPLVEQFRASPRLDAGSRAFLHLALGRAYVLVGRPEHALTFLEDGEVFWSATRDHVQDCRHRWQATALAARGRAHEARELRQSLYRTARYPGALLAQLDELLETGGNPTPVLERILEHEQAPILRLLTDLDEPLERAERISREYPY; encoded by the coding sequence TTGCCCTTGCCTGACCAGAACGAGGAGTGGCTCCGGACCCAGCTGCCGGGAGCCAGTCACGCCCCCTTCAGCGTCCGAGAGTCGGTTCGGCAGGCCCTGCGGCACCCCTGGTGCTGGCCTCACGAACGCCCCCTGCTGACGAGCGCCCTGGAGATCATGAAGGCGCCTCCGGCGCTCCTGCGGCCTGGAGAAGCACTCCTTGTCTCCGCAGCCCCAGAGTCCCGCCGGGCGGCACTCTGGAAGCTGCGACGGAAGCCACTGCATGCCCGATTGTCCCTGCTCGATCGCGACTTCCGGCCCGAAGCCATGCGGACACTTCGGATTTCCGAGCAGATCGTGACGCGGGGACTCCCGTTCATCCTGTCGTTGGAGCCCCTGCTGCGGCAGGAGGAGTGGTGCGCGGAGCTCATCACGAAAATCGGCCGCAGTGAGTATGACTCCCTGGATGGCCCGTCCTATGGACTGTCGATGCTGCTGGCCGTGGCCTCGCTGCTCCTGGATGAGCCCCTGCCCGTCGACATCGTGGCCTCCGCCACAGTCGATGCCACGGGCGGACTGGGGCCGGTCGAGGGAATCGAAGACAAGCTCTTCATCCTGGCAGGCTCGGGGCTGGGACTGAAGCGGCTCCTCGTGGCTCAGTCCCAGGTCGCGAAGGCCAAGGAGCTGCTCGCGGAGCTCGGGAGCTCGTTGGAGGTTCAGGGAGCGCGCTCAGCGAGTGAGGTCTTCCAGGAACTCTTCGGCGCGTCCTATCAGAGCCTCTCCGAGCGCCTGAACCAACCGGAACAGACCCAACAGGCGGCACGAAAGCTCTTCCACCTCGCCCTTGAGGCGCGCTCACCCATTCTGGACTGGGAAGCCGTTGAACGGGGAGCGACCAAGGTCCTCGACAAGCTCACGCCGGACACGCCTGCCTTCATGGAGGCGCAGACCGCACGGCAGGTGGCCCGGCGCCACAACCACAAGTCCGCGCCATTGGACTGGCCCGCCGACATGATCCTGAGCCAACTGCCCCGGCCGATCCGGGACAAACTCATCGCCCAGGTGGTTCAAGCCGCCAATGACGAGGGGGAGCAACGCATCGAGGAGATCGTCGAGCGGGCGCGCGCCTCCCTGCCGCCCTCGGTCGTGGACTGCTACGAGCCCCAGCTCATCATGCGCGGGGCCATTGGCCGTGCCCTGGTGTCGCTCAGGCGCCACGAGGAGGCTCGGGTGTTCCTGCTCGAGACGGTGGAGGCTTGGCGGGAACTCGGGCAATTCGAAGAGGCCTCCCATGCCATCTGCGAGCTCCTCCGTGTGATTGGGATTCTCGGGGAACCCGCGGGACAGGAAGCAGTCCTGCCGCTGGTGGAGCAGTTCCGGGCCAGCCCCCGGTTGGATGCCGGCTCCCGCGCATTCCTCCACCTCGCCCTCGGGCGAGCCTACGTCCTCGTCGGCCGCCCCGAACACGCACTCACCTTTCTTGAGGACGGAGAGGTCTTCTGGAGCGCCACGCGGGACCACGTCCAGGACTGCCGACATCGGTGGCAGGCCACAGCCCTCGCGGCGCGCGGTCGCGCACACGAGGCCCGGGAGCTGCGCCAGAGCCTGTATCGGACGGCACGGTACCCCGGCGCACTCTTGGCACAGCTCGACGAGCTTCTGGAGACGGGAGGCAATCCCACTCCGGTGCTGGAGCGGATTCTCGAGCACGAGCAGGCGCCGATTCTGCGACTGCTCACTGATCTGGATGAACCCCTCGAGCGAGCAGAGAGGATCTCGCGCGAGTACCCTTACTGA
- a CDS encoding RNA polymerase sigma factor translates to MSLVQLLLDISPGSPRRQEVWGQLYAQLQKFASEDFIVQSTGKSLSIPKQDRDDVVNAVALKILEKSPLPVVTRSEGECRRYLRVMLRNRWIDDQRRRNRHEQLALDEQADSASQASTPPSSDAALSLADNRKLLERVYQELYSRRAPRFHPELAHTWVQVQGLAFEDTTMEEFLRNDEGVTASTSPSERKAAQQRIHQNHSRLRKSLLLTVDVMNQEGLLSPDDAMLARQLITSLNRCQSGSAAGVAQGKST, encoded by the coding sequence ATGAGCCTAGTCCAGCTGCTGCTCGACATATCCCCGGGATCCCCTCGGCGCCAGGAGGTCTGGGGGCAGCTCTACGCCCAGCTCCAAAAGTTCGCGAGCGAGGACTTCATTGTCCAGAGCACCGGAAAGAGTCTGAGCATCCCCAAGCAGGACCGGGACGATGTCGTCAACGCGGTCGCTCTGAAAATCCTTGAGAAGAGCCCCCTGCCCGTCGTCACGAGGAGCGAGGGGGAGTGCAGGCGCTACCTGAGGGTCATGTTGCGCAACCGCTGGATCGACGATCAGCGCAGGCGCAACCGACACGAGCAACTCGCCCTGGACGAACAAGCCGACAGCGCCAGTCAGGCGTCCACGCCCCCATCATCCGACGCGGCCTTGTCGCTCGCGGACAACCGGAAGCTCCTGGAGCGAGTCTACCAGGAGCTGTATTCTCGGCGTGCACCGCGCTTCCATCCGGAACTGGCCCACACTTGGGTCCAGGTCCAGGGCTTGGCATTTGAAGATACCACCATGGAAGAGTTCCTGAGGAATGACGAAGGCGTTACCGCATCTACCTCCCCGAGCGAGCGCAAGGCAGCACAACAGCGCATCCATCAAAATCATAGCCGGCTCCGCAAAAGCCTGCTGCTGACCGTGGACGTCATGAACCAAGAAGGGCTGTTGTCACCGGACGATGCAATGCTGGCCCGCCAACTCATTACGAGCTTGAACAGATGTCAGTCGGGTTCTGCGGCGGGCGTTGCACAGGGCAAATCCACATAA
- a CDS encoding ATP-binding protein encodes MGINLIRHVYEKFDLSKLLELQEAPEGKPSASHAPLLTLRSQLDHPGFRKKLSETTLLGDHGRKQVCGFELCLYFHLSQEARGVHTHTIKPAESIRNYVPVLDPATFEKNVRKRWKKLAPASILPAQSPEMQLALFVLAFGLLQPNDAPALIRPLLSLGPQFNEFFKVRTSPHSTTPAAPAPGQRAPLLVHFPPLAEMAKPAAQEKKVPPPSLTSQPPPRSGPQQGATAHAEPTLPRAQATAPTTLSPIDVGVLALPTKTLEERVTAFEHKRKELQHRIKDAAIPCTPEAATMLSRLQDSLTSCGNALAQVQPSLDAAVAGWRGLRKHLAQLDPTLPSEPVLPTDFLGLRDLLASEVPSLQTRIEEHWRCHDQLGQRLQQATMKLDGSMLGSDGALVSEALQVAREALATHRLEEAAHGMDLFSTRLDEAVKRLTAARQRLTEARGRAEQARKDAADAGLLDIAPLDAIEVTTAAEHEDQAQRLERWSVDLEGRLKAKRREETAPKTESTALGEEPTLIRPTLEEDEILRKASRGQKTDVWEALGTPDAVPPLHYLERLYLFATSVAEADKIFDVIPMEGGDANARSGRAAVAGWLWTHTRKGVELSGLQLAAAARLCQALVEEREVPAAFVLANCLGVTSVMGSILDALYLEAASRGAAARARLLAFVPRWEPSGQPLPTTPRAWLAALAMVEAALAAPGDLELTSRATALIHALPGNPPDLAALLTEALTHKQLPGAVPKRHSGDLAEKLRAEFTETQRLQDRWSNHFLREHEDTVIEQVRSLLEAISQARTPAALEVLEFPDMREKKLRAAVRREQARGKEDPTADGSRFKKFTDQLTHYVQKLQEVKTAKLAELTAPSRDNGARERLLQHLPMLLPHTTLVARCLLAGLAAAPGPDNPVPGKMDGDPQWEPEWFTRPGLLRGLEVPRAQTRAQRLLLARHLLERIVEACVDEKEQRIIEAYFAARRGDLRACTQPLNGMEQPFVRALAVFNQQRRLNELGTLVTLANELLEQATAEEYDAAPVAQLVDDLRRRLHEKEPGDIDLEEAMRLLSEAKVGVNNRAEQNLNAAHKLHTQIVALEGEGRLQSPQARRCLMVGKAALADKRFVVALEAFRLVIDHDAAPEDAQGKSAIKSFLDKAGHFAEVGEEGPTERSSTLQQLLTRLEQDMLQRRQDCFDVTAVEPLLAEARLLEATELEALASTLEQAKERLAQAPLSDEPPGLAALLQPPETPRIQEPGRFAALQREYTSCGADRTGVARRLEILAEISVPRGLQRTAFLAELARVRALAYAYAGDGDAARQCCEVLFFLQRRWGSEWAQKKVGALRPPEDPLNAVVLLVSTHLIVRIPEEHRGVAAEWLAKTLGSGPTTPEHMKAALAADTARDHLARLLNVCWMLPADDSEPLMVASLRRMTLWEENAGWLAESLAGLLRTEADVNARRQLGYLLTNHIAKDHEWTLNVLDHLARSGRSDEVMPLGEQQTWNLIRRNLATFGRSIGAQRAAQRDQLLRLLLVAQRNNHGKSFVATLHGIQQALVEMNVPSDPPELHVYLEETHATVDGTAVDFVLALENRGSDIIHEMRIVSQSQSQIIVGEDEPLVLDELLNPRQINISQIKGRLRSADENSTTALGLRITYRGHDDRAYEKLLNVIIPKRSKAAIPVLERRTLKQLFSESGNEVSKVGRNFFGRERELDELQFRLLDQELPEGLVLRGMRRIGKTSLARVFLEQARAQGAVTAFVDFKQYSGQGDNQQLSLAPWRMCSFLATRILEGSVEDKPLYMLLGYKGFQWKEQIHKEFSDSRFPSDLLRGMLEEVARQIDPNPMIVVVDELDYLVNYWEKAESRQYVYDFFNMMRSLLSPGGGPLRSFRWLLSGSDRCASMFGDYQNPLLGSITQLSVHSMTREECTKLLTAPFWTLAGRPITITQAALREVYEVTGGFPFFVQLLGSRLCNVLLERPSDLVSRWHVREAVRRSLPSDGVAEAAAPYDKVLEPIKDHPDHPLLEYLLSLIARRTTDEEPRVRFEDVLQLSEEQVGTRLSRSRVMGLCKLLDTYKMIVIEDENGRLYYRIRFPLVRRLVQTKYDYSPAVTKELALRHLNHVS; translated from the coding sequence GTGGGCATCAACCTGATCCGACACGTCTACGAGAAGTTCGACCTCTCCAAGCTGCTTGAACTCCAAGAAGCTCCGGAAGGAAAGCCCTCCGCCTCTCACGCGCCGTTGTTGACATTGCGGTCGCAACTCGATCATCCCGGGTTCCGCAAGAAGCTGAGCGAGACAACACTCCTGGGTGACCATGGCCGCAAGCAAGTATGCGGCTTCGAGTTGTGCCTCTACTTCCACCTGAGTCAGGAGGCACGCGGCGTCCACACCCACACCATCAAACCGGCTGAGAGCATCAGGAACTACGTCCCCGTGCTGGACCCGGCCACGTTCGAGAAGAACGTCAGGAAGCGATGGAAGAAGCTCGCCCCCGCGAGCATCCTCCCCGCCCAGTCCCCCGAGATGCAGTTGGCGCTGTTCGTGCTGGCCTTCGGACTTCTGCAGCCAAACGACGCGCCCGCGCTGATCCGTCCTCTGCTGTCACTCGGACCCCAGTTCAACGAGTTCTTCAAAGTCCGGACCTCGCCGCACAGCACCACGCCCGCCGCTCCAGCGCCTGGGCAGCGCGCTCCCCTGCTCGTGCACTTCCCCCCGCTGGCCGAAATGGCGAAGCCCGCAGCGCAGGAGAAGAAGGTCCCCCCTCCGTCCCTCACGAGCCAGCCACCTCCTCGATCGGGGCCACAACAGGGCGCCACCGCTCACGCCGAACCGACTCTGCCCAGGGCCCAGGCCACCGCGCCCACCACCCTGAGCCCCATTGATGTCGGGGTGCTCGCCCTGCCCACCAAGACGCTCGAGGAACGGGTCACCGCCTTCGAGCACAAGCGCAAGGAGTTGCAGCATCGCATCAAGGATGCCGCCATCCCGTGCACGCCCGAGGCCGCGACCATGCTGTCCCGCCTTCAGGACAGCCTCACGTCCTGCGGCAATGCACTCGCCCAGGTGCAGCCGTCGCTGGATGCGGCGGTGGCCGGTTGGAGGGGGCTGCGCAAACACCTCGCCCAACTGGACCCCACGCTCCCCTCGGAGCCGGTGCTTCCGACGGACTTCCTCGGCCTCCGGGACCTTCTTGCCTCGGAGGTGCCCTCGCTCCAGACCCGCATCGAGGAGCACTGGCGCTGCCATGACCAGCTTGGGCAGAGGCTCCAGCAGGCCACCATGAAGCTGGACGGCTCTATGCTGGGAAGTGATGGAGCCCTGGTTTCCGAGGCCCTCCAGGTCGCCCGAGAAGCACTGGCGACCCACCGGCTTGAGGAGGCAGCCCACGGCATGGACCTCTTCTCCACGCGCCTCGACGAGGCCGTCAAGCGCCTCACGGCGGCACGCCAGCGGCTGACGGAGGCTCGCGGACGGGCGGAGCAGGCCAGGAAAGACGCGGCGGACGCCGGGCTCCTCGACATCGCTCCTCTTGATGCGATTGAGGTGACCACTGCGGCGGAACACGAAGACCAAGCCCAGCGCCTGGAGCGCTGGTCGGTGGATCTCGAGGGCCGACTCAAGGCGAAGCGCCGCGAGGAGACAGCCCCCAAGACCGAGAGTACTGCCCTTGGCGAGGAGCCCACGCTCATCCGCCCGACCCTGGAGGAAGACGAGATCCTCCGGAAGGCTTCGCGGGGACAGAAGACCGACGTGTGGGAGGCACTCGGCACCCCGGACGCGGTGCCTCCGCTGCACTACCTTGAGCGCCTGTACCTCTTCGCCACGAGCGTGGCCGAAGCCGACAAGATCTTCGACGTCATTCCCATGGAAGGAGGGGATGCAAACGCCCGGTCGGGCCGTGCCGCCGTCGCCGGATGGCTTTGGACGCACACCCGGAAGGGCGTCGAGCTGAGCGGGCTTCAGCTCGCCGCCGCTGCTCGCCTGTGCCAGGCCCTGGTCGAGGAGCGGGAAGTCCCCGCGGCCTTCGTCCTCGCCAACTGCCTCGGCGTCACCTCCGTCATGGGCTCCATTCTGGATGCGCTTTACCTGGAAGCGGCCAGCCGGGGCGCCGCGGCTCGCGCCCGGTTGCTGGCGTTCGTCCCTCGCTGGGAGCCGTCCGGACAGCCCCTGCCCACGACGCCCCGCGCATGGCTGGCGGCGCTCGCGATGGTCGAGGCGGCGCTCGCGGCGCCTGGCGACCTGGAACTCACGAGCCGGGCGACGGCGCTCATCCACGCGCTGCCCGGAAACCCTCCGGATCTCGCGGCGCTGCTGACCGAGGCACTTACGCACAAGCAGCTCCCCGGCGCAGTCCCCAAGCGCCACTCCGGGGATCTCGCCGAGAAGCTGCGTGCCGAGTTCACCGAGACGCAGAGGCTCCAGGATCGCTGGAGCAACCACTTCCTGCGCGAACATGAGGACACGGTCATCGAGCAGGTGCGCTCGCTCCTGGAGGCCATCTCCCAGGCGCGGACACCCGCGGCGCTGGAGGTGTTGGAGTTCCCGGACATGCGGGAGAAGAAGCTGCGGGCCGCGGTCAGACGGGAACAGGCACGAGGCAAGGAAGATCCCACGGCGGATGGGAGCCGGTTCAAGAAGTTCACCGACCAGCTCACCCATTACGTGCAGAAGCTACAGGAGGTGAAGACGGCGAAACTGGCGGAGCTCACAGCTCCCTCCCGGGACAACGGCGCGCGCGAGCGACTGCTGCAGCACCTGCCGATGCTGTTGCCCCACACGACGTTGGTGGCTCGCTGCCTCCTGGCCGGACTGGCGGCAGCACCTGGACCGGATAACCCGGTCCCCGGGAAGATGGACGGCGATCCGCAGTGGGAGCCTGAGTGGTTCACCCGGCCCGGACTGCTGCGAGGACTCGAGGTCCCACGGGCCCAGACGCGAGCCCAGCGGCTGCTCCTCGCCCGCCACCTGCTGGAGCGAATCGTCGAGGCCTGCGTGGACGAGAAGGAGCAACGCATCATCGAGGCCTACTTCGCGGCGCGCCGGGGGGACCTGCGAGCGTGCACGCAGCCGCTGAACGGCATGGAGCAGCCCTTCGTCCGCGCGCTGGCGGTGTTCAATCAGCAGCGGCGGCTGAATGAGCTGGGGACCCTCGTCACGCTCGCCAACGAACTGCTGGAGCAGGCCACCGCCGAGGAGTACGACGCCGCACCGGTCGCCCAGCTCGTGGACGACTTGAGGCGACGCCTCCACGAGAAGGAGCCAGGAGACATCGACCTCGAGGAGGCGATGCGCCTGCTGTCCGAGGCGAAGGTCGGCGTGAACAACCGGGCCGAGCAGAACCTCAACGCCGCGCACAAGCTCCATACCCAGATCGTGGCGCTAGAGGGCGAAGGACGGCTGCAATCCCCGCAGGCGCGGCGGTGCCTCATGGTGGGCAAGGCCGCCCTGGCGGACAAACGCTTCGTCGTGGCGCTCGAGGCCTTCCGGCTGGTGATCGATCACGACGCGGCGCCAGAGGACGCTCAGGGCAAGAGCGCCATCAAGTCGTTCCTGGACAAGGCGGGCCACTTCGCGGAGGTCGGAGAAGAAGGCCCCACGGAACGCAGCTCCACGCTCCAGCAGCTGCTCACTCGGCTGGAGCAGGACATGCTCCAGCGGCGCCAGGACTGCTTCGATGTCACCGCCGTCGAGCCCCTGCTCGCCGAGGCGCGATTGCTCGAGGCCACGGAGTTGGAGGCCCTGGCCTCTACCCTGGAACAAGCGAAGGAGCGACTCGCCCAGGCGCCGCTCAGCGACGAACCCCCCGGGCTCGCGGCGCTGCTCCAGCCCCCCGAGACCCCTCGCATCCAGGAGCCCGGGCGCTTCGCGGCGCTCCAGCGGGAGTACACGAGCTGTGGCGCGGATCGCACGGGGGTGGCACGCCGCCTCGAGATTCTCGCGGAGATTTCTGTCCCCCGTGGCCTCCAGCGCACCGCCTTCCTGGCGGAGCTCGCACGGGTCCGCGCCCTCGCCTACGCCTACGCGGGTGACGGCGACGCGGCCCGACAGTGCTGCGAGGTGCTCTTCTTCCTCCAGCGTCGCTGGGGGAGTGAGTGGGCGCAAAAGAAGGTGGGGGCTCTGCGACCGCCAGAGGACCCGTTGAACGCGGTGGTGCTGCTGGTGAGCACCCACCTCATCGTCCGTATCCCGGAGGAGCACCGCGGAGTCGCCGCCGAGTGGCTGGCCAAGACCCTGGGCAGCGGCCCCACGACACCGGAGCACATGAAGGCGGCCCTGGCGGCTGACACCGCGCGAGATCACTTGGCTCGCCTCCTGAACGTCTGCTGGATGCTCCCGGCAGACGACAGCGAGCCCCTGATGGTGGCCAGCTTGCGCCGCATGACCCTGTGGGAGGAGAACGCCGGGTGGCTCGCGGAGAGCCTGGCGGGGTTGCTACGCACCGAGGCCGACGTCAACGCCCGCCGGCAGCTCGGCTACCTGCTCACGAACCACATCGCGAAGGACCACGAGTGGACACTGAATGTGCTGGATCACTTGGCACGCTCGGGGCGCAGCGACGAGGTGATGCCACTCGGCGAGCAACAGACCTGGAATCTCATCCGGCGCAACCTAGCCACGTTCGGTCGCTCCATCGGAGCGCAGCGCGCCGCCCAGCGCGATCAGCTCCTGCGGCTGCTCCTGGTCGCCCAGCGGAACAACCACGGCAAGTCCTTCGTGGCCACCCTCCATGGCATCCAGCAGGCGCTCGTGGAGATGAATGTCCCCAGCGATCCTCCCGAGCTCCACGTCTACCTGGAGGAGACGCACGCGACCGTGGACGGCACGGCGGTGGACTTCGTGCTGGCCCTGGAGAACCGCGGCAGCGACATCATCCATGAGATGCGGATCGTCTCGCAGTCGCAGAGCCAGATCATCGTGGGAGAGGACGAGCCGTTGGTGCTCGACGAGCTGCTCAACCCGCGGCAGATCAACATCAGCCAGATCAAGGGGCGGCTCCGCTCGGCGGACGAGAACAGCACCACGGCCCTGGGCCTGCGGATCACCTACCGCGGCCATGATGACCGGGCCTACGAGAAGCTGCTGAACGTCATCATCCCGAAGCGCTCCAAGGCAGCCATTCCGGTCCTCGAGCGCCGGACCCTCAAGCAGCTCTTCAGCGAGTCCGGAAACGAGGTCAGCAAGGTCGGCCGGAACTTCTTCGGCCGCGAGCGCGAGCTGGACGAACTCCAGTTCCGCCTGCTGGATCAGGAACTGCCCGAGGGGCTGGTGCTTCGGGGGATGCGCCGCATCGGCAAGACCTCGCTGGCCCGCGTCTTCCTGGAGCAGGCCAGAGCTCAGGGGGCCGTCACCGCCTTCGTCGACTTCAAGCAGTACAGCGGTCAGGGTGACAACCAGCAGCTCTCCCTGGCTCCCTGGCGGATGTGTTCCTTCCTCGCCACCCGAATCCTGGAGGGTAGCGTGGAGGACAAGCCGCTGTACATGCTCCTCGGGTACAAGGGCTTTCAGTGGAAGGAGCAGATCCACAAGGAGTTCAGTGACTCCCGGTTCCCGTCAGACCTGCTCCGGGGAATGCTTGAGGAGGTCGCCCGACAGATCGACCCTAATCCGATGATCGTGGTGGTGGACGAACTCGACTACCTCGTCAACTACTGGGAGAAGGCGGAGTCGCGGCAGTACGTCTACGACTTTTTCAACATGATGCGCTCGCTGCTGTCTCCGGGAGGCGGACCACTGCGCTCCTTCCGGTGGCTGCTGTCCGGCTCCGACCGCTGCGCCTCCATGTTCGGGGACTACCAGAACCCGCTCCTCGGCAGCATCACCCAGCTCTCGGTGCACAGCATGACTCGCGAGGAGTGCACCAAGCTCCTCACCGCCCCCTTCTGGACGCTGGCCGGCCGGCCCATCACCATCACCCAGGCCGCGCTGCGCGAGGTGTATGAGGTCACCGGCGGCTTCCCCTTCTTCGTGCAGCTGCTGGGGAGCCGGCTGTGCAACGTACTGCTGGAGCGCCCCTCCGACCTCGTCAGCCGCTGGCACGTGCGCGAGGCCGTACGGCGCAGCCTGCCCTCGGACGGGGTCGCCGAGGCGGCCGCGCCCTACGACAAGGTACTCGAGCCCATCAAGGACCACCCGGACCACCCGCTGCTGGAGTACCTCCTCTCGCTCATCGCGCGGCGCACCACCGACGAGGAGCCTCGCGTCCGCTTCGAGGACGTGCTGCAGCTCTCGGAGGAGCAGGTGGGCACCCGGCTGTCCCGCTCACGGGTGATGGGTCTGTGCAAGCTGCTCGACACGTACAAAATGATCGTCATCGAGGACGAGAACGGGCGGCTGTACTACCGCATCCGCTTCCCGCTCGTGCGGCGACTGGTCCAGACGAAGTACGACTATTCCCCGGCCGTGACGAAGGAACTCGCCCTGCGGCACCTGAACCATGTCTCCTGA
- a CDS encoding cation-transporting P-type ATPase produces MPPDAVFDSVGSLHDGLSESEARVRLERHGPNVLQRVSDEGPLKLLWRQVNNPFIWGLLAAASLTIALGKVTDSLIVARGGGGRTRGVGDCGAPGLAHCMCAHGPGASAT; encoded by the coding sequence CTGCCGCCCGATGCGGTATTCGACTCCGTGGGCAGCTTGCACGACGGTCTCTCCGAGAGCGAGGCCCGCGTCCGGCTCGAACGCCATGGCCCCAATGTGCTCCAGCGCGTCTCCGATGAGGGCCCGCTTAAGCTGCTGTGGCGCCAGGTGAACAACCCCTTCATCTGGGGACTGCTCGCGGCGGCCAGTCTGACCATCGCGCTGGGCAAGGTGACCGACAGTCTCATAGTTGCTCGCGGTGGTGGGGGGCGCACGAGGGGAGTGGGCGATTGTGGAGCACCTGGGCTTGCCCATTGCATGTGCGCGCATGGTCCCGGCGCGAGCGCCACATAA